The Mytilus trossulus isolate FHL-02 unplaced genomic scaffold, PNRI_Mtr1.1.1.hap1 h1tg001255l__unscaffolded, whole genome shotgun sequence genome segment ctaaaataaaaaataagctaaagcttttaagaagcgttaaacttttaatttaatgaacttGTACAATGGGCAAGTAGCTTTTAGTGATAAGGTGGTCTAATATTAGGATATAGGGCTCATGCCCCTAAGGCGCCGTGAGTAGTGGCTCTTATCTTTGTGAGAGCTGGCAGAGCTAATGCGTTTGATTTAGGATCAATTCATAAGTATATATACTTGCTTTCATGGCACAAGCTGGCAGACCTAATGCATACGATTTAAGCTCGTCTTATAAGATATACTCTTGTTTGTGTGTGAATTACAAAGCTAAGCCCAGTCTCATTATGGTTAGTGTCGAGTGTCTATTTAAGACTCTAAGGAGAGTAGCTGTTTTCTTTGGAGCCTCTATCCTATTAAGCCTTTGTCAAGTGTCAGCGGACTCTTTTACTCCCTTGGGGTCGACTAAGGCTGCACTGGTGGACTGAGTAGGCGTGGTTGTTGGTGTTATCCCATCCTTTTGTAGGGGTGCTTCTCGCTGTGGGCTTCTATACTTTGTTGGAACGTAAATTTTGGCTATCATTATAATCCGAAAGGTCCATCCAAGGTGAGTTATATAGGGATCTTGCAGCCTTTTAGTGACGCAGTAAGTTGTTATGTAAAGAGTTTATTGTGCCTACACGTGCTAACGTAGGGCCCTTCATTTTGGCTCCTGCACTAATATTAACTATCAGTTTACTTGGATGGCTTTTATACCCGTATAAGTCGGCTGAAGTGTTTTATGTTTTCGGGTGATTCTGTTTATAGTTATTACTAGAGTCAGGGTTTACGGGGTAATAATATCCGGATGGGCTTCTAACTCTAAATACTCTTTGCTAGGTGCAGTTCGTGCGATGGCGCAAAGAATTTCTTATGAGATCCCTATAggatttatcttcttttgtgtGGTGCTGTGCTCGGGTGTGTTTATGTTTCAAGAAATTAGGGTGTTCCAACAAaggtccttttttttcttttttcctttgtgCGTAGTTATAGTTGTCTGAATGCTGTGTATGCTAGCTGAAACTAATCGGGcgccatttgattttgtggaaGGAGAGTCGGAATTAGTGTCAGGATACAACGTGGAGTACAGCGGAGGGGGGTTTGCAGTTATATTTATTGCGGAGTACTCTAGTATTCTTCTCAGAAGGGTTATAAGGGCGGCGATATTTTTCGGGGGAAATGAAGCGTTGATCGGGGTCTTTATGATGGCTTTTGCGGTCTTCTTTGTGGTTATTCGTGCTTCTTTACCTCGTTTACGTTATGATAAGTTAATGAGTTTGTGTTGGACTGTTCTTCTATGTGTCATACTTATGGCTAGTGTGTGTGTAGTAGTTCTAGTTAGGGTGTATGTAAGATAATATAAACTAGTATAATTCATTTACACTGAATGTGTCAGATAAAGTCTGTCTTACTTATGGTTAAAAGGTTGGCAATTAGACTTATTGcattgattattataaaaaaccTAAATATGAGTGTCATTGGGTTAAGCGTTCTAACTATTCTAAGTATGGGCGCCACAAGAGTCGCGATAGGGGGGGTAGAGTTGAACGGGTTGTACACCACAGACTTTGTAATAGGGTTAATGGTTACACTAACTCTATTTGTAGCAATTCTTTCCTACCTAAGGAGGGTTAAGATCCACCGGAAAGcaagatttaatttaataattatcagAATCAGCCTAATTTTAGTGATAAGATTCAGGGTGAGGaggttctttcttttttttttttttttgaaagtgtgCTAGCCCCTCTGTTGTTATTAATTGTAGGCTGAGGCTATCAGCCAGAGCGTTTACAGGCAGGGGGGTATATAGTAATCTATACGGTGTTCGgatctctttttttcttatgggGGGTAAGAGAACTCTATATTAGAGGGTTGAGGAGGAGGATAAGTTCTGTGGTAAGGctagtaaaaaaaaggggaatgAGATTGTGATGGCTATACATTCTAGGGTTTCTTATCAAGCTACCAATATATCCATTTCACCTGTGACTACCTAAGGCTCACGTAGAGGCCCCAGTAGCCGGTTCGATGCTATTGGCCGGGGTGGTACTAAAATTAGGAGGGTACGGGCTGCTTCGATTTATAAtagttatacaaataaggcttagaagcgtttttttttgtgctgctACTAGTGGTGAACTTGGCAGGAGGTGTCTACGCAGGATTAGCGTGTGTACGGCAAGTGGACCTAAAATGTTTGGTAGCATATTCCTCTGTAGCGCATATGAGGCTTGTGCTATTAGGAGTGCTTAGCAACACGGTATTAGGGGTAGTGGGGGCCATTATTATTATGATCGGGCATGGGTTGTGTTCATCAGGTTTGTTCAGGTATGTGAATGCTATCTATAAGATGAGGCACTCGCGTCTGCTAGTAATAAATAAAGGGGGCTTGTTAGTCTGCCCAAGTCTAGTCTTAATGTGTTTCCTGTTAAGATCAAGCAACATAGCAGCCCCTCCTAGTCTAAACTTATTTGGGGAAATCCTCGTTTTCGGCGTGGGAGGGTGAATAAGTGGAGTGTTCCTGCTTATCCTGGGTCTGATAAGCTTTATTAGGGCATGTTTTAGACTATACCTATATGGAAGTTGTTGTCACGGGAAGGGGGTGTCACACAGGGAGTCCTTAAACTTGAGAAGAGTTTGTGATGTTTTTGTTCTGGCGGCTCATTGGATACCGCTgaactttatgtttatgtttatacccTAAACAATGAATCGTAATCCTTATTCTCGTTACTATGTACCAGGTCCAAGTCCGTGGCCCTTTTTTGTGGCTATCTCGGCAAACGGAATAGCGGTAGGGTTAATTTTGTGACTGCATCGAACTCCCAGATTTCTATTAATAGGAATGAGGTTGGGGTGTATACTATTGAGAACTTTTAGATGATGGCGAGACTTAATTCGTGAGGGAGATATTGGGTTTCATACTCGCTTCGTAATCAAGAGATTTCGTGATGGAGTTGCCCTTTTTATTCTGTCTGAAGTAatgttcttcttttcttttttttggactTTCTTCCATAATGCCTTAAGACCCTCGTGTGAACTAGGGATGCGATGACCCCCTCCAGGGATCCGCACGCCAAAACCCGTCGTCGACAAGGCTGTTCGAGACAGGTCTTTTAATTAGGAGGGGGTTATTCGTAACTCAAGCCCATAAGAGAATGCGTTTGAAGGATTATGATGTTGGGCCATTTATTGGCCTAGTGGTAACAATTTTATGTGGGACTGTGTTCTTCCTAGTGCAACTTCGAGAATACTACTGAAACTCATACACTATTGCAGATAGGGTGTATGGAAGAGTGTTTTATTTACTAACTGGGTTTCATGGAATGCACGTAGTTGTGGGGACTCTTTGACTAATGGTGAGGTTAGTCCGACTATGGCGTGGGGAGTTTTCCAGTCAACGGCACTTTGGTTTTGAGGCTTGCATTTGGTACTGACACTTcgtagatgtggtatgggtaGCATTATGATGTTTAGTATATGTGTGGTTTGGAGGATGGTTATACATGTGGTGGTTCAAAATATGAGACGGGGACGTCTATACGTTTAAGTACCCAGACGCAAAGCCTTCGTGGTATGCGTACATTCAAGAAGAGCATGCTCCGTCCTGATATAAGATTCCTGACcatttaaaaggttaaaaataggAGTCATACAGACTAGTTAAacagttttgatttgaaatcaaGTACCAAAGCGATTCCAAGCGCTTACTAGTCTGAGTAAAGTAGTCTAATTAAGGACAGAAGACCTATGATTTTCAAGTGTTATAAGTAACCTTTACTTGAAATGGTAAGCTTTGTGGTAAGACCTATAAAATTAGTGAGATTAGGGGTAATATTGATCGGGACAATTCTTAGGGTTAGAAGAGAAGAGATAGTAGGGGTGTGACTCGGTTTAGAGCTAAATCTGTATGGATTTCTTGTAATTATAAACCCTGATGGTCACTATAGTCCTGAGCCcagtgtaaaatattttgtggtaCAAAGAACGGGGTCAATTCTGATACTAGTGGGTTTTGTAACCTTGATAGAGCAGCACGTAGTGAGAGGGCTGGTGATAAGGGGGGCGGGTACAGTGTTAAAATCTGGCGTTTTCCCGCTACATTCGTGGGTCCCTTCAATTATTAAGAACAGCAGATGGTTAGCAAGAGGGTTAATATTAACTTGGCAAAAAGTCGCCCCCCTtgtctttttatcaataattatacCCTCTAAGGGGTTGTGAGTAGTAATTGTATTGATAGCTGGAATTGGGGCAGTAGGGGGCCTTAACCAGAATTCAGTACGAGTAATAAGCGCGTACTCGTCGTTTGTGCATACATCATGAATGCTGTTAGGGCTCACATGGTCAAGAGTAGTCTTTGTAGGGTATTTTGCAGTTTACTCGCTGTCGGTAGGGCTGTTTTTTTATGGGTgctcaataataaacaaaacaagaatgggCGGTCAGATTAGTAGAGCCGCGAGGGGTATAGGGTTACTGATACTGATGGGGATGCCTCCTTTCCTTGGCTTTCTAGCGAAAGTATTGGTGTTTCTAATGAGAGGAAGGGCTGTAATCGTGGCTTGTATTATAGGTTCAGTAATCAGGCTAAAATTCtacattgactttttttataggATAGTAATAAAAAGGTTAGTAGACAAAAACAAAGCAGAATTCAAGATTATGTGGAGGATAGTGATCGGGGCTAACCTAGCAGGGGGGGCATTGATCTTGGTGAGATTTATTTAGAAACTGCTTTTAGGCCAGGGGCGTTTTGATTTCGGCTCAAAAAGAGTGGGTAAAACCACAAAAGTATGataaaaaggtaatttaaaataaaatattttgtttcaaacataaCTATAGGTAGTTGTTACCTCCTTTTTGTAGAatggtactttaaaaaaaaggattggtTTGCATCTAATTATTAAGCCTAGGTTTTCATTCTTAAGTGAGGAAGTTAATTAACATAATAGGGCTGctaactttgttataaatggCTTGTACCATTTTTCCTTATAAAAAAGTAGTTTAATTTAAGAACGATAGGTTGTGGGGCTATTAGTGGTGTCAACCCTTTTTTAGCTagatatagtttaaaataaaatattggctTTGGGAGCTAAAGACACTTCCATAAGTTTTCTAGAAGAATGGTTATGGGGTTAAGAGTTGCGTTTGTctgcattgtgtcttttttgtttacgGGGTTATTTATGCTACTAAGGGAAAAGCGGGGTCTAGACCGAGAAAAGTGCAGTCCATATGAGTGTGGATTTGAGCCTATTGGAAGAGCTCGGAGGCCCTTTTCTATCCGATTCTTTCTAGTAGCAGTTTTGTTCGTCGTGTTTGATGTAGAGGTAGTGCTGTTAATACCTTTTGCCTACATGTTCTTTTACGGTAAGAGAGTGTTAGGGATTTTGTCCTCAAGGGGTTTCCTTCTTATCTTGTTTGGGGGTCTCTACCACGAATATCGTGAGGGGTCTTTGGAATGAGTAGGTTAATACTAGAAGTGGCATTTATGCGAAACGAATTTTGATGAGAGGTGATTGTAAGAGGCTTACTTTTGCTGTTGGAAGTGTATTGTGTGTACCTGTGGTTTTCACGTCGAGAGTGCTTCTTAAGGAAGTATGGGACCAATGAAAGTTCTCAAGGATCTAATAGAAGGTTTGAAAAGGCATATCTTACTATAGCgtatagggaaaaaaatattaagaggcTAAAATCTAGTGCGGCTCTAAGGGCTAATAAGGCTAGATGATTGGCTTCTAAGtaaggataaataaaatgataaaaatactaaaaaaggaAGAAGTAGGGGGTTATGGAGAAGTGGAGTCCTGGTGACGTCGATGGCTGTGATCAACAAATCACAAAGATATTGGAACCCTTTATCTGTATAGCGGAGTCTGAGGAGGGTTGTTTGGAGCAAGGTTGAGGTTAATGATCCGAATGCAACTGGGGCATCCTGGAGCAGTGTTCTTAAAAAGAGATTGATTCTATAATGTGGTGGTTACAACGCATgccttaataataattttttttgctgtgATACCTATCTTAATTGGAGCTTTCGGTAATTGGTTGATTCCTCTGCTAGTAGGAGGTAAAGATATAATTTACCCGCGAATAAACAACTTAAGTTATTGACTATCTCCTAATGCACTATATTTACTAATACTGTCCTTTAGAACGGATAAAGGAGTTGGTGCTGGATGAACTATTTACCCCCCTTTATCTGTGTACCCCTATCATAGGGGCCCTAGGATGGATGTTCTTATTGTGTCACTACATCTAGCTGGGCTCAGCTCTCTAGTGGGGGCTATTAACTTTGCTAGGACCAATAAAAATATGCCAGTGTTAGAAATGAAAGGAGAACGAGCGGAGCTTTATGTTTTAAGGATTAGAGTTACTGcagttcttttaattatttcaattccgGTTCTAGGAGGGGGCATCACAATAATCTTGTTTGACCGAAACTTTAACACAACTTTTTTCGATCCCGCAGGAGGGGGGGACCCCGTTTtgttccaacatttgttttgattttttgggcATCCGGAAGTGTATATTCTTATTCTACCTGCCTTTGGTGTGATATCAAAAGTAATTATGCATTGCTCTGGAAAAGAAGCGGTTTTTGGTCTAATTGGGATAGTATACGCAATAATCGGAATTGGAGGGTTAGGGTGTATGGTGTGGGCTCACCACATGTTTACCGTAGGTCTTAATGTTGATACTCGAGGCTATTTTTCTACCGCAACTATAGTAATCGCTGTTCCAACAGGGGTGAAAGTATTCAGATGACTGGCAACTATAGcaggaagaaaattcaaaataaagccTGCCGCCTACTGAAGTACTGGGTTTCTGTTTTTATTCACCGTGGGAGGGCTAACAGGGGTCTTACTGTCTAGGGCTTCTATGGATGTGTCTCTACACGACACATATTATGTGGTGGCTCATTTCCATTATGTGCTAAGAATAGGGGCGGTGTTTGGGGTGTTCTGTGGTCTTAACCATTGGTTGCCAAATTTTGTTGGAGTATGCTTTAATAAGAAATGGAGGAAAGCCCAttttatagcaatattttttggggtaaataCTACCTTCTTTCCTCAGCATTTCTTAGGCCTAAGAGGAATGCCTCGACGGTATATAGACTACGCTGATATTTATGCTCACTGACATTGGGTGTCTTCTTATGGGTCCGCTGTGTCTTTTGGGTctctaatatattttaagttccTTCTATGAGAGGCTCTAGTAAGCCAGCGAGGGGTTGTATTTAGTGGGGGTTTATGTGGTGAAATAGACTGAGCAGGTACCCGAGACCTTTATCCAGGAAGGAAGCATGTTTATAGCCAATTGCCATTTGTGTGAACTAACCCTTATAACACgtgtatcacttatatttataagaaatcgcgtaatcaataatttaaagtcaTGTTAATAGATGTTTTTTCTAGATTTGATGCTCACAGCTATAACTTAATTTGGTTGTCTATGCCGTTATGGTTGCTGTCTTCTATAGTGCCAATAACCGTGCTATTTAGAGACGTGTACACTAAGGGTAGAAGTACGAGCTCTTTTCGGAGTTTGGTGCTATCCTTTACTTATTCGATGATTCGATTGAACGGAAAGGGACTAAAGCTATCTGGGTTTCCTCTAGTAATAAGGGGTCTGTTCATGATAATTCTGATACTAAATCTGTCTGGAaactttccattctttttccCTGTAAGAGGGCAGTTTGTGTTCGGGTTCTCCTTTGCTTTGTCTATTTGAACTTGTTTAGTTTTATCTAGTCTTTTATGCAGATTTGAGCAGGGGTTGATGAGTCTCGTTCCAACAGGTTGCCCGTTAATCCTTGTGCCTTTTATAGTAGTGGTTGAGCTAATTAGTGGCATACTTCGCCCTTTAACATTAGTTTTACGTCTGACACTAAATCTGGGAGCTGGTAAAGTAATTCTAACTATATGCAGGAGAGAGTTAGTAGTTAGCTGGTTAAATAGCAGAAGGCTGCTTACAGGAGTTGGGGGTATTAAAGGGTTAATAATGGGCGGAGGTGTTTTTGGAGCCGCTGAAGTTGCAATCGCGTGTATtcagtgttatattttttgtgtcttaTTGTGTCTCTATACGGAGGATCATAGAAGGTAGGTAGTTTTAAAAGCTTTGCTGAAGCGACGGCCTTGTAAGTCGTAGAAAACTATGTGTTTTAAAGctatgatttgaataaaattcctAGGAGTTTTCTTAATAAGTATAGGCTGTTTTGTAATCTTCCGTATAAACAAACaccttttgtgtttatttgtaggGCTTGAAATAATAAGACTAGGCTTATTGTTTGTAACCCATGTGTTTCTAATAAAtcagttttggttaattttactaattctaTGTTTAGCTGTTTGCGAAGCCAGAATTTGCTTGGCCCTTCTGGTTATGGTGATGCGACTATGCGGAGACGATTTGATGTCAAGGTTACTAAGAGATGGCTCGTAAAAATAGTATcatacaattaaaaagtaaCTTAGGGTTACTTTTACTGATTCTGATTGGATACTTATTTATTCTTAGAGGGAGGACCTTTGGAAAAGCTTATTTATTGGAAGTTACTGTTTGAGAGAGTAATTGTCTCTCATTTAGCTTCAGAGTTCTACTAGATAGCGTAAGAATAGTCTTTGTTGGGACGGTTTTGGTAATTAGAGGAAGTGTAGCAACCTACTGCAAGTGGTATATAGCTGGAGAGCCATACTACAAGCGGTTTATGGGATTAGTATGGTTGTTTGTGCTGTCTATAGTGTTTATAATCTTAGTTCCTAATTTAGTAATACTTTTAATTGGTTGAGACGGGCTAGGGCTCACCTCATTCCTATTAGTGGCTTATTACCAGAACAATAAGAGGTTATCTGCGGCTATGTTGACAGCTTTGACTAATCGAATTGGGgatgtttttgtactttttagagtttctatttttttaagagaAGGGGGgtggttaatttatatataccacCCAGTGCAGACatgggttaatttagggtttgTGGTAGTTCTTGCAGGTATAACTAAAAGCGCACAAATGCCGTTTTGCGCATGGCTACCTGCTGCCATGGCGGCACCCACACCGGTCTCCTCTTTGGTGCATTCTTCGACATTGGTGACAGCTGGGGTTTATTTGATTCTTCgctctttttatattatcagaGCTAATCCCTTTGTGACTCAAATACTTATAGTCTTAAGACTATTTACTCTAATATTAGCGGGGTCAAGGGCTGTGTTTGCGTTTGACCTAAAAAAGGTAATCGCACTCTCGACTTTGAGGCAGTTAAGGTTAATAATATTCTCGATTTCAATCCTTCTTCCGTCTGtagctttttttcatttagtaacCCATGCGGTATTTAAAGCTTTGTTGTTTCTAGGCGCAGGGGGTGTTATTCATAGAAACCAAAGAATCCAAGATATCCGGGGGTTAAGAAGCTTGTGGCAAGGATTACCGGTAAGAATGGGTGCAATAACGGTTGCAATTGTGTCCTTGAGAGGGGCCCCGTTTATAAGAGGGTTTTTCTCTAAAGACCTAATAATTGAGCTAAGAATGATAGACAGAAGAATAACTTATGGGTGCTATTTATTAGAGCTAACAGGTTTAATCTTCACTTCTTTTTATAGGGCACGGATTGTATTTAGAGTAATACTTGGGTCTAATTACGTTAATAGCAGAAGTTTGCGGATTAATGAGCACTTAAATATACAAACTCCTTTTCTTAGCCTGTATATTGGGGCTATTATCTTAGGAGGGGTATTAGGGAGGAAAATAGAGAGGTTTGGGTTTGTAGTAGTTCTTGAGAAATATGAGAGAGTCAGAGTATTTCTTATTCCCTTTGTAGGGTTAATTTTGTGATGAGGAGTGCTTAGAAAATTAGGGTCTAAGCCTTGGTCGTCAGCCAAACTATTAAGATTCTTTTTGAGAATGTGGCTCATAGAGAGGCTAACCTCCCACCCCAGAAAAATGGCCTTCTTTAAGGGGTCCAGGATGGTAGCTCAAAGTCTGGATCAAGGTTGACTAGAGCTATTGGGCCCTCAAGGTGCCCATAAGGGACTAGGTCAACTCAGCTGTTTGAatgaaattgttcagaaaaattattttacctacCAGCTGGTAGTATGAGGGCTGGTGGTAGCGGGGGGCGTAAgcttaattatgtttatataatgagaGTTATAGTCATATGTGTAATTTTGATGGCTGTGTTTTCGATTGTCTTAATTGCCAAGCAACCTATTTCTTTAGGGCTAGTGCTATTGAGGGGGTCTATAATTGCATGTGTGGAGGTTGCACTGGAGGTTAGAAGGTTGTTAGGGTTCTTATTGTTCCTAACTTACGTTAGGGGTGTAATAGTCCTGTTCTTGTATGTTTTAAGGATCTACCCCAATGAAGTGTATCGTTTTAATCTAGAGTTTATGGTTCTCGTCAGAAGGTGTTGTGCCAGAGCGGTCCTTATGGGTCTTATGAATTACGAGTACAGAGAAATTAGCGGGTCTTTGTTTCTAAGTTTCATGGCTGAAAGAAGCGGGTTAAGGTTATATATCCTAATAGCTGGTGTGTTACTGTTTGTAATATTAGTGGTGTCGTATTTGTGCATAAAAACCATGGTGCCTTTACGAAGAGTAAAATAAACCTAAAATAGAAGATACAGTAGCTTAATTAAAGCGTCTCATTGAAAATGAGGAAGATGGATACTTTAGTACCTTGTGTCAAATCTGTAGGAGGGTTTGATTATGGCCCTAAATTTATGGGCAAAATGCTTCTCATGATTCTAAATGCGGGCTTGAACAAATTAAGTGCAAGTTCAACATCAGTGGGGAAAATTGGTTAATAAAGGAAACTTTAACCCAGCTTTTTGACAAATTCGGGGTCAATTGATGAATGCCAGCAGCCGCGGTTAGATTCAGttcgaatataaatttaagcGGATTGGTTAGAGTcaatgttgtgttataaaactataaaaaaactataggtgCAGTGTAATGTTAACGGTTTTTTGTGGTTATATTCCTAAAGTTTTAGTGAGCTTCTAACGAATCTATGAAGTGAAACCAGGATTAGATACCCTGTTATccatagtttaaaacaaaagttcctcTTAACTAAACATTTGGTTgtcaaagagaaataaatagGCGGTGTCTGAGatagaaaacaggggatcctgggTGTTAAAGGATAACCCACCTACATTTGAGCCTTGTCTTATTAGTGCGTGTGTATGGTTGTTTACTCTAATATGGTGAGTGTCCGGGtaaaatttttggttattactgaaGCTAACTCTTATTTTACTTGCTGAGTTCGGTAAGGTAAGTTACTTTTAGTTAGGTGCAGCTACTAGAATTGGCTA includes the following:
- the LOC134704078 gene encoding LOW QUALITY PROTEIN: NADH-ubiquinone oxidoreductase chain 5-like (The sequence of the model RefSeq protein was modified relative to this genomic sequence to represent the inferred CDS: substituted 6 bases at 6 genomic stop codons), with the protein product MARKNSIIQLKSNLGLLLLILIGYLFILRGRTFGKAYLLEVTVXESNCLSFSFRVLLDSVRIVFVGTVLVIRGSVATYCKWYIAGEPYYKRFMGLVWLFVLSIVFIILVPNLVILLIGXDGLGLTSFLLVAYYQNNKRLSAAMLTALTNRIGDVFVLFRVSIFLREGGWLIYIYHPVQTWVNLGFVVVLAGITKSAQMPFCAWLPAAMAAPTPVSSLVHSSTLVTAGVYLILRSFYIIRANPFVTQILIVLRLFTLILAGSRAVFAFDLKKVIALSTLRQLRLIIFSISILLPSVAFFHLVTHAVFKALLFLGAGGVIHRNQRIQDIRGLRSLWQGLPVRMGAITVAIVSLRGAPFIRGFFSKDLIIELRMIDRRITYGCYLLELTGLIFTSFYRARIVFRVILGSNYVNSRSLRINEHLNIQTPFLSLYIGAIILGGVLGRKIERFGFVVVLEKYERVRVFLIPFVGLILXXGVLRKLGSKPWSSAKLLRFFLRMWLIERLTSHPRKMAFFKGSRMVAQSLDQGXLELLGPQGAHKGLGQLSCLNEIVQKNYFTYQLVVXGLVVAGGVSLIMFI